Genomic DNA from Thermoanaerobaculia bacterium:
AATGGAAGCACGATCACGATCGACGCAGTATCCGGGTCCGGAACCGGTCTGACCGCCGTTGCTCACGACAACTCGCTCGCCGGGAGCGGCACGGTTTCCGTTCCTCTGGGAATCGCGCCGGGCGGCGTCGGCAATGCGCAACTCGGCGGGGGCGCCATCACGGCTCCCAAGATTGCCGCCGGCCAGGTTGTCACGAGCGTCAACGGCCTCCATGACGGCATCACCCTCACTGCCGGCTCGAACGTCACCCTGACACCTTCCGGAAATACGCTCACGATCGCCGCCTCGGGAGGCGGCGGAGGGTTGACGCTGCCGTTTTCGGGCACGACGTCGTCGAGCTCTCCCGGCTTCTACGTGACGAACACCGGTTCGGGCAGCGCAGTTCAGGGCAGCGGTCAGGGCAACGGCGCGGGCGTCTATGGAAACAACTCCGGCAGCGGGTCAGGAGGCTATTTCTACGGAACCGGCGGCCAGGGAGTCGTCGCCCAGAGCGCGAACAACCACGGTATCGAGGGGGATGCCGGAACACCGGGCAAAGCCGGAGTGTACGGTTCCGGAAACAGCTACGGTGTTTGGGGGACAAGCAGCGCCACGCTGGGAGCGGGCGTTTATGGCAGCAGTCCCTCCGGCACGGGTGTCGAAGGTGTCGGTGGATCTAATGACTATGCCGGCGTTACGGGTATCAACACCGGCAACGGGCCGGGCGTCTTCGGTAACGGCGAAAATGGCGTAGGAGTATGGGGACAAGGCACTACTTACGGGGTTTATGGGATCAGCTACCTCGGCGGCCTTGGCGTGTACGGCAAGAGCAGCGGCAGCGGAATCGGCGGCGCCGCGATACGGGCCGACGGCGCCGGTATCGGCCTCTTCGCCACGAACAACAGCTCCGACGCCACGATCGTCGCCACGAACGCGACGAGCGGCGACATCTTCAGAGGATTCGCCAACGGCGGCACGCTCGTCTTCGTGGTGACCGGAGCGGGCAACGTCAACGCGCATGGAACGTTCAACGCGGGCGGCGTGGACTACGCCGATCGTCTGCCCGCCGCAGCGGGACTCGAGCCCGGCGACGTCGTCGCGATCGGCCCGGAAGGGATTCTGCAGAAGTCGAACCGCGCCAACGACGCGGCGGTCGCCGGCGTGTACTCGACCAAGCCGGGCGTCGCGGGTCGCCGCGAGTCCGAGCAGCGCCCGACCGTGCCGGTCGCGCTCGCCGGAGTGATCCCGGTCAACGTCACCGCGGAGAACGGGGCGATCGCGGCCGGCGATCTCCTCGTCTCATCCTCGACGCCCGGCCGCGCCATGAAAGCTCCGCCATCTCCCGCCCCCGGCACCGTCATCGGCAAGGCGATGGAACCGCTGACGTCCGGATCGGGCTCGATCGAAATGCTTGTCATGCTCCGCTGACGAATTCACAGGAGGAGAACATGCGTCGCTCGATCGTTCTCAGGTTCCTTGTCCTGGCGACCCTCGTGGCCGGCCTGTCGGCACGTGCCCTTCGCGCCGGCCCCTGGATCGAGACCGCCCGGCTCGTTCGCGCGGGGGGCATGGCCGGCGACGAGTTCGCTCCGACCGTCGCGATCGACGGCGACGTCGCGGTCGTCGGAACGTTCAGCGGATCCGTCTTTGCCGTGGTCTTCCTTCACTCCGGGGGTTCCTGGGTGCAGGCCGCCGAACTGGTCCCGAGCGATGGTCCGTTCGCCGAGGGCCTCGCCCATTCCGTCGGAATCTCCGGCGACACGATCGTCGTCGGCGCGCCGGACGCGACGGTCGGCGACCTCGCGATGGAGGGTAAAGCTTATGTCTTCGTCCGCCCGAGCGGCGGATGGGCAGGCACTCTCTCCGAAAGCGCGCAGCTCGGAAACTTCTCCCTCGCAGATTCGACCGGACCAGACTCTTTCGGAATTTCGGTTTCGATCAGCGGAACCACGATCGTCGCCGGAGGGCACACCAGTCTCGGCAACGGCGGTCTGGCATTCGTGTTCACGATGCCCGACGCGGGCTGGTCCGGAGCGATTTCTCCTTCCGCGATCCTCTATCCGCCGGGCGGAGGGTTTGCGGGAGCATCGGTCGGGATATCAGGGGACGTGGTCGTTGCCGGGGCGCCCGCGGCAAACGCCGGCGACGGAGAAGCCTACGTCTGGGTGAAACCGTCAAGCGGCTGGTCCGACATTCTCGAGGAATCCGCGGACCTTCTTCCGACGTCACCGTTCCCGGGCGGCGAGTTCGGGCACGCCGTCGCGATCGACGGGACGACCGCGGTCGTCACGAGCCCGTTTGCACAATACACGAATTCCGACAACGAGGATACGCGCGTCGCGTACCTCTTCGAGCGACCATCGACGGGCTGGGCAGGAACCCTGAGCGAAACCGCACGGCTGGTTCCGACGGCGGGAAAGCTGAACTGGCCGGACGCCTTTTTCGGTCAATCCCTCTCGACTGCGGGCGGCACCGTCGTCGTCGGAACCCCGGGCCTGAGAGTCTTTGCTTTCTCGGGGAACGATGGAGGCGCATTCATCTTCCAGAAACCCCCTTCCGGGTGGTCGGGAGACGTCGGTGAGCAGGCCAAGATCCTCCGTGTCGACGACAGCGCCCGGCAGAGTCTCCTCGGTCAATCCGTATCGATATCGGGAAGCACGATTCTGCTGGGCGCGCCCTTCGAAAACGTGGACGGTAATGCGCTCGAGGGCGCCGCGCACGTCTTCGAGCCCGGCTTGAATCCGACAGTGACCGCCT
This window encodes:
- a CDS encoding Ig-like domain repeat protein is translated as MRRSIVLRFLVLATLVAGLSARALRAGPWIETARLVRAGGMAGDEFAPTVAIDGDVAVVGTFSGSVFAVVFLHSGGSWVQAAELVPSDGPFAEGLAHSVGISGDTIVVGAPDATVGDLAMEGKAYVFVRPSGGWAGTLSESAQLGNFSLADSTGPDSFGISVSISGTTIVAGGHTSLGNGGLAFVFTMPDAGWSGAISPSAILYPPGGGFAGASVGISGDVVVAGAPAANAGDGEAYVWVKPSSGWSDILEESADLLPTSPFPGGEFGHAVAIDGTTAVVTSPFAQYTNSDNEDTRVAYLFERPSTGWAGTLSETARLVPTAGKLNWPDAFFGQSLSTAGGTVVVGTPGLRVFAFSGNDGGAFIFQKPPSGWSGDVGEQAKILRVDDSARQSLLGQSVSISGSTILLGAPFENVDGNALEGAAHVFEPGLNPTVTASFSPGGVLTYQPSTLSLTVTNPNTTGFIWNLTIGTPTFPANLFIAETPDASTTCGGFFDFGSTAGDDQLLLEGGGVPFPAGGTCTVSASVSSGTSGSYTTAALPVSCDQGCDGVGSGPATLLVRLRLTQIRFLVEGPVRVAPGVPVEFTFQVDPLRESPVAPTGEVVVSDSAGHSCRSDVSVSGEGSCTLTFGAPGNYRVRAEYLGNLSFGSSTSPPKVVQVGGG